The sequence AATAGGGCAGCTCGGTGACCTAGCCAGAGGAGAAGAGGAGCAGGGAGAGTGAGAGGAGTGTTgtgcttttaaaaagaagacagTAATAAAAGACCTGGAGTTCCCTGCAGCTTTTGAGCCACTTCTCAAAGGGATAATGACAGCAGCATCAAGACTTTCATGTGGTTCCAAAGAGAAGGATTTTGGCCAAAAAAACATCCCCAGGGATGCTGTTTGGGTCCCAAAATTCCACTGCAAATCACTCTCAAGTTAttcgccacacacacacatcgaGCAGCAGATAACGAAACAAAGGTTTTGTGCAGAGTCCCCACTGTCCCAAACCCAATAACCACCAACCCCTGTCTTACTCCCCTGACCCCCACAAAACAAAAAGCTTTATTTAGATTCCTGGCTGGGAAGCAACATCTACAGGCCCCTGAGGATAGAAAAGAAAAGCTGCTTAGGACAGGAGAAATCAGGAGAGGCCTTTTCACTCTCTGCCCAGGatctcatcaaaaaaataaaacagaagattAGGCAACATAGTATGATTTAAGTCCAGGCCTGAATGCCCAGCAGTAAGAGAGAGGCTAGGGATGCAGGTGTCCTGGTGGGGAGACTGAGAGGTTGGAACTCAGTCCCTCTTCTCCCCCAGGGCAGATCCTGACCTCTCTCATTCACAGTTGCTAAActtgcttgctctctctcacATCTTCCCAGGCTGCTAGCCAAGCTCCTCCCACCTCACCTTGGCCAGGCCTACCCCCAACCACTCCCCCCTCCCATAGACAGACACTGGCTCCCAGACTCAAGGGCAAGACAGTTCTCTCCAAAGGCACCTGGGGAGGCCACTTTCAAGCAGCTCccttaaaggattttttttcttaaaaaaatcttctggtttttccctccccttttcttaaaaaaaaaaaaaatatatatatatgtgtgtatatatatatatatatatatatatatacacacacacacacacacacacacataaatagcttttcatttaaaatacagtTCCCCAGCTTGAGGTATGCAGTGTCCTGTTGTCACAGAAGAATGAGTACAGTAGAATGCCAGACAGGGGTGGTGGGGGATCTAACTGGAGACGGCCATCATGTAGTTCTTTGACGGGCTGCTCCTGCCCAGCATCACTTGGTTCTTGCAGGTGAGGAGCCCACAGGAGGCGGCCACTGGGGCGTCCTCGTACAGGATGCAGATGGAGCCATCCTCCCCGATGCGGTAGGACACCTCATAGGGGTCCACCCACAGGGTGAGCTCGCTGGGCAGCAGCTGGTACAGCTGGGGCTGGCTCAGTCCGATCTGGCTGGCCACCTTGCTGATGATGGGGTCCATCTTGTGGTTGATGCGGATGCAGCGGTAGCCAGAGCCCTTGGCCGGCTTTTCAGGAAACCAATGGTGTTTGTAGTGCTCTGTGGAGACAGGACAAGAGGGAGATGCCCTGGTTAGAGAAGCTGGGCCATGGATGCTATGAGAAGGGAGGATGGAGATGAAACgatagcaagagaagaaaggacccCGAGAGCAAGTAAGCAAAGTGGTTTCCACAAATTCCAGGACCCTCCTGCCACAGTAGCAGAGAAAATTTTATGGGCTCTGGAAAGAACCTCCCCCTTCCAGGACAGGGGTGTGTGGGTGTATTGGGATGGCGGTCCCAGTGTTCTGGGGCAGTCCCTAGTAGCCAATGTATTGTTTTTGGCACATCCTCAGTTTAAGGAGGAGGGATGTGAGCAGGGCCGGCAACTCTAGGCAGGGCCTCTGGAGACCTACGAGCTGAAGTTCCAAGGCCAGGAAGGCTACTGTCATTGTCAGATCTACAGTAAGTTACCACACCTCCCACCCTGTGCCCCAGCGGCTCCCACTGCctccttcaaaatttagagatctTAGCAGTGGCTACCGCAGTCCAAACGGGTTGTTGTAATGAAACATATGTTGTTCCTCAGAAGGCAAGATATGTGCAGACACGTTCAGAGATGGCTATTGCTGCCCAAGACCGCTAGAAACAGCTGGGAGATAGGTTTCTCCCCAGCGAGGCTGCTTATCTCTTGTCAACCTCCCGTCTCCCGCCGCACCTCCACCCCTCAACACACACGCCTGTAGAGCTCAGTTACTACCTACAAGGACCTCTTGGTACCATAGTAAGTGGCAGATGGCTGAGAGGGACCGAGAATACAAAGGGGGCCTGGATTCCATCTTCGAGCGGCTCCACGAGCGGCCCAGACAGAGCGCAGCCCCCACGGCTGGAAAAGGCCCCGCAGCGACTTCGAGTTGTTCAGAAGGATCAACTGCGCCTTCTCCCACAAGGACCCCTCGCCGGCCGCGTTTTGTCTCGCGCAGCGTCCCTCGAGGGTCTCAGGGTCCAGTGAGGGAGATGAGCCCGCACTCAGACCCGCAGGTACTCCCTCTTCTGGGGCATAAGCCAGGGACTCGGGATAGCACTCCAGGACAAGGAGGCTGCGCCCGCGACAGTGACGAGGGGCGCGTCCCACTAAGAACCGCGGCGGACCGAGACCTGAGTGCCGGGCCGGGGAGCGGAGACGTGACCCAGGGCAATGGGGGAACTGGCCGGAAACCGAGTCCCGGAGCTGCTCGCGTGGGGACCCCTACCCGAGGTGGAAAACAAGGGCGCCCAGGCAAAGAGCGGGCCCCGATGGCAGAGTTCGACGCCCGCCAGGACCCTCCGCGCGTGCTCACCTGTTAGTGCCTCCTGGAGAGCCCCGCTGAAAACCTGAAGCCGCTGCTCGCTCACGCAGCCCCGGGTCCGCAGGAGGCTGGAGAGGAAGCCCACGGCGGCGGCGATCTCCGGGAGCATGTTCGTTCTCTTCCCGGTACAGCGGGTGTGGCTCATGCCGTGCGCGGCTCGGCGGGCGGGGGCCGTCGGCTCCAGGAGCGGTGAGAAGCCGCGGTACCCACCTCCTCACCGTAGCCTCGGCTGCTCGGCGACTCACACTGCGCCAACCGCACCGGGTCGCGCCTTTCATAGCGCCCCAGGGCGGGGGCCGGCGGCGCCGCCCATTGGCCATCGCCGGCGGACGGGGCGGGGCAGGCGctcgccccgccccgcgcccacGGCACGGCccacccccgccgccgccgcgctgAGGTCAGCTCCCGCTGACGTCAGTGCTGGGAACCGGAGCACGCACGCGAGCAGAAGCGGGTGGGAGGGTCGAAGGCTTCCGGCGGAGGAGAGCTATGCCCGGTTAGCTCCAAGCTGGGGAGGCCgcggcctctcctctctgcccattCTTCAAGTCTTAGgttaaatgccacctcctccaagaagcctttgcTGATACCACCTCTCCCGAGCGGTCGCCTTTTTTGACACCCGCATTTTCCAACCACACACTGAGAGAGCCACTCACCCGGACGCTTTGTCATCATTTTACCGCTTTGCCGTGTTTCTTAACTAGTCAGGAATGGGTTCTTCGGAAATGGAGACTAAGTCTTCTATTTACTCCACAATGATCCCACCTCCCCCGACAAATTCTGCTTTTCCTCTACAGCAACGCCTTTTCTCTTGCCTAGAAACATCCAGTCTCACCTATTTGGGGGGTTGGGGTAGGGGGACTGTTGCAAGACttttctgtctcctcaggttattttttctagttcttgCTTTTCTTTCAACGCCAAAATTTTTGAGTCAGTGGTCTGCTCTCAACTGTACACATTTTCCCGTGcactccttcttcctcctcccctgcccccagccctcatCCTTCCTTATTGTGGAGTGGAGCTTCTGTAAACACAGGCTCCTCAGGGGGAAGaatccagcctcagtttccctcttccACGCTCAGGGCCTGGCACCATCACGGTCACTCCTAGACGCCTGCTGAATGGGGGTCATTTCTAACCAACATCCCAGGTCTGGCATGCATAGGTGCCccatagatatttgttaaatgcGTCAAACCCGGCGGCCTCTGTAAATTCTTATTTTCCTGGAACTCAAGGCCCTGTCGAGCACCTTCTGGAGGCAGTCTTCCCTCCTTTTCCTTGACATGGTAGGAACCCCAggcttctctgcctccttcccttgCTGTGTCTGCCCTGCCTCCTTTCCTGCCCCCATTCCATCACTATGTCCCCTCactcccttttctctcctctttccttcctcattcTTGTCCACTTTGATGTTTACTTTTCTACAGCTGACTTTTGCATCTGCATAGTCTGTCCTCCCGCCacctgctctctccctccccttggaTGTCCAGCTGCCACCTCAGTCTAAGCCCACTATCTTCTCCAAAGCCAGGTCCCTTCCTGATCTCCATTTCTGTGGAGACACTATCATTTCCCCAGTCACTCCACCCAGAAAACTCAGACTCACTTTTGGCTTCTCCTTGTACTTCGCTCCTCAGATCCAGTCCCAAGACCTGTTGCTTCTTCCCCTCTAGATGACTGCAGTGGACTCTGTCAAATCCCATCCCCAAATCCCCCTTCCCACTGTTAGTAGAGCTCTCTTCCCAAACGTCTGCATTCACTTACTCTTCTTttgctcagggccggccccgtggcttagcggttaagtgcgtgcgctcgctcggctgctggcggcccggggttcagatctcgggtgcgcacccatgcactgcttctccggccatgctgagggcgagtcccacatacagcaactagaaggatgtgcagctataacatacaactatctactggggctttggggaaaaaaaaggaggaggattggcaatagatgttagctcagagccggtcttcctcagcaaaaagaggaggattagcatggatgtcagctcagggctgatcttcctcacaaaaaaaataaataaataaaataaaaataaataaataaataaaaataaaaaataaaataagaaaaagaaggctACTCTTCTTTTGCTCAGATCATTCTGAGACACCACCCTCTGCCATTTTTCTACTGCATTAAGTCTGGACTCTTTTGCCTAACAGTTAAGATTTTTCATAATTTGGCCTCATCTACCTTTTTAGGTTTCTACCACTTTGTGCTCACTCTCCTCACTATTCTCTAATCATCGCAgcagctctgcagcccagagactTCAGCATGTTGCCCATGATCCCCATCCCTGCCCTGTCACGTGGCCCCCACTTCATGCACGCCTGAATGTGCCCGGCCTTGCTCCACCTTGGCTTGTGCCATTATCTCTGGGATACCTCAGTGCCTCCTTCCCATCTCTCCCAATCGCCCATGCTCCCAAGGCACAGTTTAAGCTTGATTTTCCtccttgaaaacctgtgctgacCATTCTCCCACTACAGAATTAATGTTATCCATACCATTTATTTGGCATTTATAATCTATTGTTTGGTATTGTTAGTGATCTCTTTAAAGATTGACATCTTGTCTCAACAACAGGTTGTAGGCTGCTTGAAAACAGGTTACTATGCTTATATGTCCTACATTTCCAGGACAATTCAGATTTCAAATCCCAAACTGCCCTCCTCAGACCAAATCCCCACCCAGCCCTGggtccctctcctcaggcctcaaCTCTGGCCTTGTCTGTGGGGTCATCACACACACCTTGGTCTCCACTCCCCAATCAGGAGCAACCAGATGGTTTTATGTGACTCTTGTCTTTCCTAGTGTCCTGTTGGGCCTGCAGGGCCTTGGCTTGGTTGCCAACATTACCTCCCAGTTTCCTTACCACTCGTAGAAACCTGCAGTTGAGTAAAGCCGCTGTGTGGGCGGAGGCTGGGCTGATATTCTAGGAGGATGCTGTCAGCTCACTCCTACACTGTGCAACACGGAGTTTTTATAGGTctttgcatgtgtgcatgtgtgtgcgcacgtgtgtaTCAGTGTGGGTAGGGAGGGCAGTATATTTATTTGAGTGAGTGTGCATACTTGAAAGTGTGTGTGAGCTCTGATGTTTGTGGATAGGAGGGAGTAACATGCAGATGTTAACATGCACTTATAATATACATATCGAAGGGTGTCATTTCGTGAAGTGTGGATGTTTTGGTGGAGTGTGTATTTTAGAGGGGAAGGTAACATTTGGGTGGGGTATGTCTGAGTGTGGCTGGTATAGATGCTAATTTGATCTTTCCTCTTTTCAGACCTCATTGCTGCCCTGAGATGATAAGAAACATCACCCAGGGAGGACCAGAtgcctcctcctcacttcctAATCAGGGTGGAAATACTGCTAAATATATTCATAACTCTTTGCAAGCATCCTTGGGGAATGCCcagaacatctttttttttttttttttttttttttgctgaggaagatttgccctgagctaacatctgtgcaatcttcctctattttatatgtgagtcaccaccgcggcgtggccaccaacgagtggtgtaggtccgtgcctgggaactgaacccaggctgccgaggtggagtgcgccaaacttaacccctgc comes from Diceros bicornis minor isolate mBicDic1 chromosome 4, mDicBic1.mat.cur, whole genome shotgun sequence and encodes:
- the BTG2 gene encoding protein BTG2; the encoded protein is MSHTRCTGKRTNMLPEIAAAVGFLSSLLRTRGCVSEQRLQVFSGALQEALTEHYKHHWFPEKPAKGSGYRCIRINHKMDPIISKVASQIGLSQPQLYQLLPSELTLWVDPYEVSYRIGEDGSICILYEDAPVAASCGLLTCKNQVMLGRSSPSKNYMMAVSS